In Bacillota bacterium, the sequence TTAAATTAGGCACTCCTGGGGAATACTTAAAGCGATACCCTGTTAATCAGGTGGTCCAACCTTCGATGTCAAGCTGGGGATTTAATGGCTACAATGAGGTTTGGCTCGATAATACCAATGATTGGATTTACCGCCATCTTTCTTTGATGGCTAAAGCTATGATTGAACTGGCGAACTGTGAGAGTGATAACTCCCTGATTATCCGGGGCCTGAATCAAGCCGCCAGGGAGCTGCTGCTGGCTCAGAGCAGCGACTGGGCATTTATCATGAATGCAGGAACAATGACTGAATACGCGGTCAAAAGAACCCGCGAGCATATTTGTCAGTTTTGGGAGCTGGAGAAGCAGATTCGCTCCGGCAGAGTAGACTCGGATTATCTTTCCAAATTAGAAGCCAAAAATAATATTTTCCCCAATCTGGATTACCGCATTTATCGACAAGGAACTGCAGTAAAACTACCAGCACAGATTATGTAAAAGGAGTGAAAGTGATGGGGACCTTAATTCACCGCAAGCCTAGGGTTGCATATTTCTGCATGGAATTTGGCTTGGATGAAACTTTTCCTATATATTCCGGTGGACTGGGTATTTTGGCGGGAGATTTATTGAAGTCTGCCAAAGACTTGGGTCTGCCCATGGTGGGTGTGGGAATCTTATGGGACGAAGGGTATACAGATCAGTTTATCGATAAAGACAACAATCCCTATGACTGTGCCCAAGAGTATTCGCGTGAACACTTGGAAGATACCGGTGTGACTGTGAAGATCCTGGTGCGGGGCGAAGAGGTTGTCTGCAAAGTATGGAAGACCGAAAAATTTGGCAATGTTCCTTTGTTTTTACTGGACGCTAATACCCCGGACAGCAGCCATGGATGGATGACCCGCCAGCTTTACTATGGCGACGGTCAGGATCGGGTAGCGGCAGAGATGATCCTCGGAATTGGCGGAGTAAGAGCGCTGAGGGCGCTGGATATAGATATTGATATTTATCACTTGAATGAAGGACACGCTGCATTTAGCGGTTTTGAGCTCATCCGCGAAAATATAGAGCGGGGAATGAGTTTTGAAGATGCCTGGGAAGCGGCGCGGCAGCAGATTGTGTTTACCACTCACACTCCGGTTATGGCAGGAAATGAGGAGCATTCCCATCAGCTGCTGCAGTTTATGGGAGCCTATAACGGCTTAAACTACGATCAGGCTGCTCAGCTTGGCGGAGACCCTTTTAATATGACTGTGGCAGGTCTGCGCTTAAGCTATATTGCCAATGGCGTATCTCAGCTTCACGGCATGACAGCGCGTTCTATGTGGAGGGGCAACATGGGTGCTTCGCCCATTATTGCAGTAACTAACGGAGTACATCAAAGAAGCTGGCAGCATCCGCAGATCTGGCAGATATTTCAGACCCAGGGCAATGTGTGGCGTCCGCATATGACAGCCAAGCGGCAGCTGATCAAGTTCATTGAAGATAAAACCGGGATCCGGTTAGAACAGGATAACTTGATTATCGGGTTCGCCCGCAGATTTGCTGCGTATAAGCGGAGTGGGTTGATTTTCCATAATCCTGAAATAATTGAACCTCTGCTGAAGGAGCGCATAGTCCAGCTGGTATTTGCCGGGAAAGCCCATCCCCTGGATGATGTGGGGAAGCAGGTGATCAGAAATCTGATGCACTACGTGAAGCGCTTCCCCGAGAGTGTAGTTTTCCTCGAAAACTATAATATGGCTGTAGGACGACTGCTGACCTCCGGTTGTGATGTCTGGTTAAACAATCCTCAGCGTCCTTTGGAAGCTTCCGGAACTTCAGGAATGAAGGCGGCCTTAAATGGTGTGCTGAATCTGAGCACTCTTGATGGCTGGTGGCCGGAAGGATGCGTCCACGGCGAAAATGGCTGGCAGATCAGTGGGGGCTACGAGGGACCGGAGCAGACTCAGGTTGATGCCGCCAATCTATACGATGTGCTGCTAAATGAGGTTATTCCAACCTATTATGAGAACCGCAAGCGGTGGGTTGAGATGATGAATAACAGTATTGCTATGGCGGTGAACCGGTTTACTACTGACCGAACACTGACCGAGTATTATAATCTCTTGTACCAGCCGGCGGTGAGTTTAAGAGACATAAAGCGGCAGATAATGAGTGTAGAAGCGATTCAGTCAGTTGAGTCCCACGATTCGCTTCAAACTGTAAATGTATAGGACTCCAAGGCATCTGGCGACAGGTGCCTTTTAAAATAAAAGGAATTTACCCACCTGCGTAGAAACCCCCCTACAGGTGATGCTGCATGAATAAATTAGAATTCTATCAAGAGCTGAATCGAAGTTTAACCGCATTGATCGCAGGTGAACCGGACGCCATTGCTAATTTGGCAAATGCCAGTGCACTTGTGTATGAGAGGTTAGCAAAAATCAACTGGGCTGGTTTTTATTTGATGAAAGGCGGAGAATTGGTGCTGGGTCCATTTCAAGGTAAACCAGCCTGCATCCGGATTGCCCTGGGGACAGGCGTGTGTGGAACCGCGGCTGCTCAAAAGCAGACAATCCTGGTTCCGGACGTCCATCAATTCCCGGGACATATCGTCTGTGATCCCGCTTCCCAATCGGAAATCGTCGTTCCGATTATCTCTGGGGGCAGGGTAAGGGGAGTTTTGGACATCGACAGCCCAATAATAAACCGCTTCGATCAGTTGGATCAAAGCGGTCTTGAGCAGTTTGTGAAAATATTGGAATCCGAAATCGCTTGGCCGGATATCACAGATTAATCGCTGGTTTAGTAAAAAGAGTCACTGCGAATAATGGACAGACCTAGATCGAAGACCTTGGCAAAGGCTTTATCTTTGCGTCTGGCATCGTTAATTTCCAGTTCGGCAGAGGACTTCGCTCTGACCTTAATCAGGCATTTATCATCCAGGATTTCCGCGCTGATTCTGGTCACTGTACCGGTTTGACTCCGGTCAAGGGAATGGGCAATCTGGAGGAATAGGGCCAGCTTTTTGATTAAATCAAGGTCTTCCGGAGTGAGAGGACCGTTGGTGATATAATCCTCGATGTTTGCCAAGAACAGGTCGTCGTGGGATGCGGCAACATAAGCGGCGATCACTCTTTCTCGATGGGTTAATCCATGAACCGGTGCGTTCAAAAGCATGTAAAGGGTATGTTTGTCCCGCCCTTCCACATCGATTACACTGCCGATTTCATGAAGCAGGCTGCTGATCAGCAGTAATCTGCGTTCAAATCCGTTTAACTTATGGAGCGGATAGAGCTGATCGAATAGTGTTACAGCTAAGTTTGAGACTCTGCGCAGGTGTGTTTCTTCCAGCTTGTAATAGGTGATCAAATTGTCGATATGATGGGTGATAACGCTTAGGACGATTGGGTCCTTCGTATACCGATGGAGGTACTCGTACAGCAGTCCATCCCGAATGCTGGTTGTACTGATAATGATATCTTGACGGCCGCTCACTTCCATTAAGCATTTAATGGCGGCAACACCGGCAACAATGATATCAGCCCGCGCTCGTTCTAATCCGGGGACAGTTAACCGTTCTTCCAGCGTCATTTGGGATAGGCGCTGATAGCATGTTACCACATCGTTATAATTTAGCTCATAAGCATCGGTTATATCTGGAACATAGTTTTTAGATTTGCGCACAACCCGAGCTAGCGAGCGAAAAGTACCACCCACACCAATGATGGGATGGCTGCCCTGGACCCAAGGTAGAGCTTTAAACGCATTGGTTAGATCGCTTTCCATCCGCTGCAGGTCTTCAGGATCCGGCTTATCGATCGTATTGTATTTCCTGGCTAAGCTCACTGAACCGAACGGCAGTTTAGAGCTGTTTTCCTTCATGCGGTCCATAAAGGAGACCAGCTTTAAGGAACCTCCGCCAAGATCTGCCATCAATCCGGAAGTTTGGGGCATGGTATTAACAGTGCCGAGGTAGCCGTAATAAGCTTCCTCTTCTCCGGATAAAACCTTGAAGTCAAGATTGGTCTCTTTTTTGATGCGGTCGATAAAGATGCGGCGGTTAGCAGCCTGTCGAGCGGCAGCTGTGGCCACCGTAATAATGTGGTCAACGCGCCGCGCTTTGCAGAGACGGATAAATAATTGGATCGTTTCGATTGCATAATGCATTGCTTTTTCTGACAGAATACCATTCTCGTCTATATCTGCAATTAGTCGAACTGTCTCTTTCAGATTCTCTCGCTGGTAATAAGCGCCGTGATCATCGACCTCAACAATTACCAGCCGGACTGAGTTCGAACCCAAGTCAATAATACCGATGCGTTCCATACGAATAACTCCTTTGAGTTTATTAAAGATATGTTAACCGTATTTTAACAAAATGGCGGCAAAATAGCAACATTATTTCTATTAATAGTATTATACTTGTTGGTTTATGCGCCTGCAAGCAGAAAGCAGTATTAAGACTATTTATTGACATTGGAGAATGCGAGGGGTATAATTTAGTAAAGAAGTAATAATTGTCTGTATTCAAGACAGGGGGAGGAGGTTATTTGATGGAAGTAACCAAAAAGGCTGAATACGCCATCAGTGCCCTCCTTGAGTTAGCGATGAATCCCGGTCAGTTTATTTCTT encodes:
- a CDS encoding GAF domain-containing protein, whose translation is MNKLEFYQELNRSLTALIAGEPDAIANLANASALVYERLAKINWAGFYLMKGGELVLGPFQGKPACIRIALGTGVCGTAAAQKQTILVPDVHQFPGHIVCDPASQSEIVVPIISGGRVRGVLDIDSPIINRFDQLDQSGLEQFVKILESEIAWPDITD
- a CDS encoding Ppx/GppA family phosphatase — translated: MERIGIIDLGSNSVRLVIVEVDDHGAYYQRENLKETVRLIADIDENGILSEKAMHYAIETIQLFIRLCKARRVDHIITVATAAARQAANRRIFIDRIKKETNLDFKVLSGEEEAYYGYLGTVNTMPQTSGLMADLGGGSLKLVSFMDRMKENSSKLPFGSVSLARKYNTIDKPDPEDLQRMESDLTNAFKALPWVQGSHPIIGVGGTFRSLARVVRKSKNYVPDITDAYELNYNDVVTCYQRLSQMTLEERLTVPGLERARADIIVAGVAAIKCLMEVSGRQDIIISTTSIRDGLLYEYLHRYTKDPIVLSVITHHIDNLITYYKLEETHLRRVSNLAVTLFDQLYPLHKLNGFERRLLLISSLLHEIGSVIDVEGRDKHTLYMLLNAPVHGLTHRERVIAAYVAASHDDLFLANIEDYITNGPLTPEDLDLIKKLALFLQIAHSLDRSQTGTVTRISAEILDDKCLIKVRAKSSAELEINDARRKDKAFAKVFDLGLSIIRSDSFY
- the glgP gene encoding alpha-glucan family phosphorylase, encoding MGTLIHRKPRVAYFCMEFGLDETFPIYSGGLGILAGDLLKSAKDLGLPMVGVGILWDEGYTDQFIDKDNNPYDCAQEYSREHLEDTGVTVKILVRGEEVVCKVWKTEKFGNVPLFLLDANTPDSSHGWMTRQLYYGDGQDRVAAEMILGIGGVRALRALDIDIDIYHLNEGHAAFSGFELIRENIERGMSFEDAWEAARQQIVFTTHTPVMAGNEEHSHQLLQFMGAYNGLNYDQAAQLGGDPFNMTVAGLRLSYIANGVSQLHGMTARSMWRGNMGASPIIAVTNGVHQRSWQHPQIWQIFQTQGNVWRPHMTAKRQLIKFIEDKTGIRLEQDNLIIGFARRFAAYKRSGLIFHNPEIIEPLLKERIVQLVFAGKAHPLDDVGKQVIRNLMHYVKRFPESVVFLENYNMAVGRLLTSGCDVWLNNPQRPLEASGTSGMKAALNGVLNLSTLDGWWPEGCVHGENGWQISGGYEGPEQTQVDAANLYDVLLNEVIPTYYENRKRWVEMMNNSIAMAVNRFTTDRTLTEYYNLLYQPAVSLRDIKRQIMSVEAIQSVESHDSLQTVNV